From one Agathobaculum sp. NTUH-O15-33 genomic stretch:
- a CDS encoding ABC transporter permease, producing the protein MNKDNKAAAGAKELLGKAGPIIALILLGIFLTIQNENFLTVGNLMNVARQTAMNGFLALGMMVCILTAGIDLSIGFTMTLSTIIMAKCAVGMGWNPILCLLIGILSGGLLGLVNGLLLTKCKLPHPFISTLGTQNIYKGVALVITGATPIAGMPAAIKWAGASFLSSDPDSFLGKVPVSFLLMLIAYILFSVFLNYSTLGRHIYAVGGNITTAALSGINVDFVRTSVYVISGVMAALGGIILTGRTNSAYPLSGLLLENDAIAAVIIGGTSFFGGKGNVLGTFSGVLLISVLRNGLNLLNVSSDMQTIFLGAIIIVAVFIDVIRSGGFARVKRMKKEDDAVAASA; encoded by the coding sequence ATGAACAAGGACAACAAGGCGGCCGCGGGGGCAAAGGAGCTGCTCGGCAAGGCAGGCCCCATCATCGCGCTGATCCTGCTTGGCATTTTTCTGACCATTCAAAACGAAAACTTTTTGACCGTGGGCAACCTGATGAACGTGGCCCGGCAAACCGCCATGAACGGCTTTTTGGCCCTCGGCATGATGGTTTGTATCCTGACGGCGGGCATCGACCTGTCGATCGGCTTCACCATGACGCTTTCGACCATCATCATGGCCAAATGCGCGGTGGGGATGGGCTGGAACCCGATCCTTTGCCTGCTGATCGGCATCCTGTCCGGCGGATTGCTCGGTCTGGTCAACGGTTTGCTGCTCACCAAGTGCAAGCTGCCCCACCCCTTCATCTCCACGCTCGGCACGCAGAACATTTATAAGGGCGTGGCGCTGGTCATCACGGGCGCCACCCCGATCGCGGGCATGCCCGCCGCCATCAAATGGGCGGGCGCTTCCTTCCTCAGCAGCGACCCGGATTCCTTTTTGGGCAAGGTGCCGGTCAGCTTTCTGCTGATGCTGATCGCATACATCCTATTCAGCGTTTTCCTCAATTACTCCACGCTCGGCCGCCATATCTACGCGGTGGGCGGCAATATCACCACGGCCGCCCTGTCCGGCATCAATGTGGACTTTGTGCGCACCAGTGTTTATGTGATATCGGGCGTCATGGCCGCGCTGGGCGGCATCATCCTGACCGGCCGCACCAATTCGGCCTATCCCCTTTCCGGCCTGCTGCTGGAAAACGACGCGATCGCGGCCGTCATCATCGGCGGCACCTCGTTCTTCGGCGGCAAGGGCAACGTGCTGGGCACCTTTTCCGGCGTACTGCTCATTTCCGTCCTTCGCAACGGCCTGAACCTGCTCAATGTATCCTCGGATATGCAGACGATCTTCCTCGGCGCAATCATCATCGTGGCGGTGTTTATCGACGTCATCCGCTCGGGCGGCTTTGCCCGCGTCAAGCGCATGAAGAAAGAGGACGACGCCGTAGCGGCAAGCGCATAA
- a CDS encoding sugar ABC transporter ATP-binding protein, giving the protein MTETKQHTGAAAAAVPSVPLLEMRDITKMFPGVVALSHVNLTIRQGEIHLLLGENGAGKSTMIKTIIGINKPEGGEMRWMGQPVKLRSLEDAYNLGIAVIYQELSNIPCLSVVENMYLGCEKQKAGLINWKEQRRSAKKALARVGLTDIDVDMPMEKLGMGQRQLVEIARAVDRNAKLLIMDEPTSSLSRKEIDFLLDLMLDLNRQGVAILFITHKLDEAKKVGHMVTVLKNGQNSGTSIPVADVTEDQIIKLMVGRSLEEKFPKRSVPIGEEVFRCENLCAEKFDNISFNVKKGELLGVFGLVGAGRTETMRAIFGADPLADGRLYLNGQQITVKNPRDSIKKGIVLITENRKEEGLVLIHNVIENGTLVTMKQFRNQFGLVSNKKRREMVTQYGNELNLRPMQPDKASVNFSGGNQQKIVIMKWLLSGAKVFIFDEPTKGVDVGAKVEIYTIMNRLLEQGASIIMVSSEMEEILGMSDRVMVMYEGKQTGVVANDGAVGQEEILTLATGGNIG; this is encoded by the coding sequence ATGACAGAGACCAAACAGCATACCGGCGCTGCCGCGGCAGCCGTCCCTTCCGTTCCGCTGCTCGAAATGCGCGATATCACAAAGATGTTTCCCGGCGTCGTCGCACTGAGCCACGTAAACCTGACCATCCGCCAAGGGGAGATTCACCTGCTGCTGGGCGAAAACGGCGCCGGCAAGTCCACCATGATCAAAACGATCATCGGCATCAATAAGCCGGAAGGCGGCGAAATGCGCTGGATGGGCCAGCCCGTCAAGCTGCGTTCCTTGGAGGACGCTTACAATCTGGGCATTGCGGTCATTTATCAAGAACTGAGCAACATCCCCTGCCTGAGCGTTGTGGAAAACATGTACTTAGGCTGCGAAAAGCAAAAGGCCGGACTGATCAACTGGAAGGAACAGCGCCGATCCGCCAAGAAAGCGCTCGCCCGCGTCGGCCTGACCGATATCGACGTGGATATGCCCATGGAGAAGCTGGGCATGGGGCAGCGGCAGCTCGTCGAGATCGCCCGCGCGGTCGACCGCAACGCCAAGCTGCTCATCATGGATGAGCCGACCTCCTCGCTCAGCCGCAAGGAGATCGATTTTCTGCTCGACCTAATGCTCGATTTGAACCGGCAGGGCGTGGCCATCCTCTTCATCACTCACAAGCTGGACGAAGCTAAAAAAGTCGGCCACATGGTGACGGTGCTGAAAAACGGCCAGAACTCCGGAACATCCATCCCGGTCGCGGACGTGACCGAGGATCAGATCATCAAACTGATGGTCGGCCGGTCGCTTGAGGAAAAATTTCCAAAGCGCAGCGTACCCATCGGCGAAGAGGTCTTCCGTTGCGAGAATCTGTGCGCCGAAAAATTTGATAATATTTCGTTTAACGTTAAAAAAGGCGAATTACTCGGCGTATTCGGCTTGGTCGGCGCGGGACGCACCGAAACCATGCGCGCCATCTTCGGCGCGGACCCGTTGGCGGACGGACGTCTGTATTTGAACGGTCAACAGATCACCGTGAAAAATCCGCGCGATTCCATCAAAAAGGGCATTGTACTGATCACGGAAAACCGCAAGGAGGAAGGGCTTGTCCTCATTCATAATGTGATCGAAAACGGCACGCTGGTCACAATGAAGCAATTTCGCAATCAATTCGGGCTGGTCAGCAACAAAAAGCGCCGCGAGATGGTCACCCAATACGGCAACGAACTGAACCTGCGGCCCATGCAGCCCGACAAGGCTTCGGTGAATTTTTCCGGCGGCAACCAGCAAAAGATTGTCATTATGAAATGGCTGCTTTCCGGCGCCAAGGTATTCATCTTCGACGAACCGACCAAGGGCGTGGACGTGGGCGCCAAGGTGGAGATCTATACGATCATGAACCGGCTGCTCGAGCAGGGCGCGTCGATCATCATGGTCTCCTCTGAAATGGAGGAGATCTTGGGCATGAGCGACCGGGTCATGGTCATGTACGAAGGCAAACAGACGGGCGTCGTCGCAAACGACGGCGCCGTGGGACAAGAGGAAATATTGACGCTGGCAACGGGAGGTAATATCGGATGA
- a CDS encoding Gfo/Idh/MocA family oxidoreductase: protein MKKTLKIGVIGLGRLGYHHTMNVTRTMGARLVAVSDPVQAALDRAANDFDVKGYLDYREMISDPEVEAVVVATPTQTHYEVLMDIIATGKPIFVEKPITFTVEEAEKIMQAVKEAGVYLQVGFMRRFDPGHVAAKKMIESGACGKPIYIHDCQRDPNGPPPAYVPQSGGLFVDMGIHDLDVARWLMGCEITEIYAQGAVLKHEFLKELNDVDDGQMLLKFENGGLGMIEISRNANDVYDTRTEVIGLDKSVFVGQDQLTPYTVVGGQQVTVDMANWCLGRFKDAYELEMQAFVDHVRANEPSPVTAYDGMMGIKLALTATASYRAGTAMQLS, encoded by the coding sequence ATGAAAAAAACACTGAAAATCGGCGTGATCGGTCTGGGGCGGCTGGGCTACCACCATACCATGAACGTGACCCGCACGATGGGCGCCCGGTTGGTCGCAGTGTCCGATCCGGTGCAGGCCGCGCTGGACCGCGCGGCAAATGATTTCGATGTAAAGGGGTATCTGGATTATCGCGAAATGATCAGCGATCCCGAGGTGGAGGCGGTTGTCGTCGCCACGCCCACGCAGACCCACTACGAGGTGCTGATGGATATCATCGCAACCGGCAAGCCGATCTTTGTGGAAAAGCCCATCACCTTTACGGTGGAAGAGGCGGAAAAGATCATGCAGGCCGTCAAGGAGGCGGGCGTGTACTTACAGGTCGGCTTCATGCGCCGGTTTGATCCCGGCCATGTGGCGGCGAAGAAGATGATCGAATCCGGCGCGTGCGGCAAGCCGATCTACATCCACGATTGTCAGCGCGATCCCAACGGTCCCCCTCCGGCCTATGTGCCGCAGTCGGGCGGCCTGTTCGTCGATATGGGCATCCATGATCTGGACGTGGCGCGCTGGCTGATGGGCTGCGAGATCACGGAAATCTACGCGCAGGGCGCGGTGCTCAAGCACGAGTTCCTGAAAGAGCTGAACGACGTGGACGACGGCCAGATGCTGCTGAAGTTTGAAAACGGCGGCCTCGGCATGATCGAGATCAGCCGCAACGCCAACGATGTTTACGATACCCGCACCGAAGTGATCGGTCTGGACAAGAGCGTCTTTGTCGGGCAGGATCAGCTTACCCCGTACACCGTTGTGGGCGGGCAGCAGGTCACGGTCGATATGGCAAACTGGTGTCTGGGCCGCTTCAAGGATGCGTATGAGCTGGAAATGCAGGCCTTCGTCGACCATGTGCGCGCGAACGAGCCTTCGCCGGTCACCGCGTACGACGGCATGATGGGCATCAAGCTGGCGCTGACCGCCACGGCGTCCTACCGCGCGGGCACGGCGATGCAGCTTAGCTGA
- a CDS encoding sugar phosphate isomerase/epimerase family protein yields MKIGFNEGCNRFCKDHSVLKDLDLCEKYGFDYIDVQSECLNRDLEAGKYTIEELGEWFKTHKLKMLSYNALIFFNMKQTQAEKDAVMAELDEIIRRCNILGCKMIVVVPSMDLPVHATVGEIKDDAVAVLKEMVKKVEPHGIRLSLEFCGAPTMSINRFEYAYDIVKAVDSPFVGITLDQYHFHAMASQWESLEQADGKYIFVWHLNGMEDMPCGAAYNNDEKRLWPGEPGDCLDHKRYADTLKKIGFTGDVCTMEVFRPAYYELSQEENVKKAAEVTRAHVAKYC; encoded by the coding sequence ATGAAAATCGGATTTAACGAAGGCTGCAACCGTTTTTGCAAGGATCACTCGGTACTAAAGGACCTCGATCTGTGCGAAAAGTATGGCTTTGATTATATCGACGTACAGTCCGAATGCCTCAACCGCGACCTCGAGGCCGGCAAGTACACCATCGAAGAGCTGGGCGAGTGGTTCAAGACCCACAAGCTGAAAATGCTTTCCTACAACGCGCTTATTTTCTTCAACATGAAACAGACGCAGGCCGAGAAGGACGCCGTCATGGCGGAGCTGGACGAGATTATCCGCCGCTGCAACATCCTCGGCTGCAAAATGATCGTCGTCGTGCCCTCCATGGACTTGCCGGTCCACGCGACCGTGGGCGAGATCAAGGACGACGCCGTGGCCGTTCTGAAAGAAATGGTCAAAAAGGTGGAGCCGCACGGCATACGCCTGTCGCTCGAATTCTGCGGCGCGCCCACCATGTCCATCAACCGCTTTGAATACGCTTACGATATCGTGAAGGCTGTCGATTCCCCGTTCGTCGGCATCACGCTCGACCAGTACCACTTCCATGCGATGGCTTCCCAGTGGGAGTCCCTCGAGCAGGCCGACGGCAAGTACATCTTCGTTTGGCATCTGAACGGCATGGAGGATATGCCCTGCGGCGCGGCCTACAACAACGACGAGAAGCGTCTGTGGCCGGGCGAGCCGGGCGATTGCTTGGATCACAAGCGCTACGCCGATACGCTCAAGAAGATCGGCTTCACCGGCGACGTATGCACCATGGAAGTGTTCCGCCCCGCCTACTACGAGCTCTCTCAGGAAGAGAACGTCAAGAAGGCGGCCGAGGTCACCCGCGCACACGTTGCGAAATACTGCTGA
- a CDS encoding Gfo/Idh/MocA family protein — protein sequence MNNLKIAVIGCGMIGREHIERIQNRIKGAEVVAVCDVFEAGAQKGAEIAGAGVKVYTDFNAAINDPDVNAVVVTTPGAFHKDPVVAAVKAGKPVFSEKPLANTAADCKEIVDAEVASGKHLVQVGFMRRYDRGYNQLKALIEEGKFGAPLVIKCTHRADGVAEDYTTAMAVTDTAIHEIDVLPWLVNDEWDEVQCIMPKVTSKAHEGLKDPQVMILKTKGGVVTVLEVNVNCGFGYDINCEVVCENGVMNLPCPSFPTVRYDHNVSTKIEDNWILRFIDSYDVEIQDWVDHALKGETGGSSAWDGYVASITADALVKAQTSGQIEKVVTGGTPAFYQK from the coding sequence ATGAACAATCTGAAAATCGCTGTTATCGGCTGCGGCATGATCGGCCGCGAACACATCGAGCGCATCCAGAACCGTATCAAGGGAGCGGAGGTCGTTGCGGTCTGCGACGTTTTTGAGGCAGGCGCGCAGAAGGGCGCCGAGATCGCGGGCGCCGGCGTCAAGGTCTACACGGATTTCAACGCAGCCATTAACGATCCCGACGTAAACGCCGTTGTCGTCACCACCCCGGGCGCGTTCCACAAGGATCCGGTCGTCGCCGCCGTCAAGGCCGGCAAGCCGGTATTCAGCGAGAAGCCGCTGGCCAACACCGCCGCGGACTGCAAGGAGATCGTCGACGCGGAGGTCGCCTCCGGCAAGCATCTGGTACAGGTCGGCTTCATGCGCCGCTACGACCGCGGCTATAACCAGCTCAAGGCACTGATCGAGGAAGGCAAGTTCGGCGCGCCGCTGGTCATCAAGTGCACCCACCGCGCGGACGGCGTTGCGGAGGATTACACCACCGCCATGGCCGTGACCGACACCGCGATCCACGAGATCGACGTACTGCCGTGGCTCGTTAACGACGAGTGGGACGAAGTACAGTGCATCATGCCCAAGGTCACGAGCAAGGCGCACGAAGGCCTCAAGGACCCGCAGGTCATGATCCTCAAGACCAAGGGCGGCGTTGTCACCGTTCTCGAAGTGAACGTCAACTGCGGCTTCGGCTACGACATCAACTGCGAAGTCGTTTGCGAAAACGGCGTAATGAACCTGCCCTGCCCGTCCTTCCCGACCGTCCGTTACGATCACAACGTTTCCACCAAGATCGAGGACAACTGGATCCTGCGCTTCATCGATTCCTACGATGTGGAGATTCAGGACTGGGTCGACCACGCTTTGAAGGGCGAGACCGGCGGCTCCTCCGCTTGGGACGGCTACGTGGCTTCCATCACCGCGGACGCGCTGGTCAAGGCGCAGACTTCAGGCCAGATCGAAAAGGTCGTTACCGGCGGCACGCCCGCTTTCTATCAGAAGTAA
- a CDS encoding solute:sodium symporter family transporter translates to MNFFHTLAWTGISFVLFTAMVAIVSSLKTRGDNLETTEGYFLAGRGLPGIVIAGSLLLTNLSAEQLVGLNGQSWKTNMGPIAWEVGSLFTLLVLAYFFLPRFLKMGAMTIPSLMEERYGKGTKTMFSLVIVIMYSILNLPVILYSGAVVFEQIFDISGMFGVTKFQAVAVLCVIVGIVGGCYAIFGGLKAVAVSDTINGVGLIIGGLMIPFLGFAALAAATGGHGIMDGIRYIVEADPAKLNAINAWNAPEPEVPWPLLITGMFFNNLYWWCTNQSFVQRSLAAKSLKEGQKGAIFCGFLKCLGPLYLVIPGIIAFYLPTIQDKLAAAGSQAIDFAYPALISAIVPKPVMGFFAAVMFGAILSSFNSVLNSASTMFTLDLYRSSINPAASDIKCVKVGKIYGTIAGCISIIIAPFVMYAGGITTFLNSMSQFVSLPVLCTILGVFLFKRLPKYTPKVITVFHVVLYGLFLLVKPCYPGSENPIHYLYAMAVLFPVELIIMWALNKFRPGEAYEIHDVGAVDLTPWKYRHVVSIVGVIIAIGIYILFSPLGIAA, encoded by the coding sequence ATGAACTTTTTTCATACGCTGGCATGGACCGGCATCTCCTTTGTGTTGTTTACCGCAATGGTCGCCATCGTCTCCAGCCTTAAAACGCGGGGCGACAATCTGGAAACAACCGAAGGTTACTTCTTAGCAGGCCGCGGCCTGCCCGGCATCGTGATTGCCGGGTCGCTGTTACTGACCAACCTATCCGCCGAACAGCTCGTCGGCCTGAACGGCCAAAGCTGGAAAACCAACATGGGCCCCATTGCATGGGAAGTCGGTTCGCTCTTCACGCTGCTCGTTCTGGCTTACTTCTTCCTGCCGCGCTTCTTAAAAATGGGCGCCATGACCATCCCCTCCCTGATGGAGGAACGGTACGGCAAGGGAACCAAGACGATGTTCTCGCTCGTCATCGTCATCATGTATTCGATCCTCAACCTGCCGGTCATTCTTTATTCCGGCGCGGTCGTATTTGAGCAGATCTTCGACATCTCCGGCATGTTCGGCGTCACCAAGTTTCAGGCAGTCGCGGTGCTGTGCGTGATCGTCGGTATCGTCGGCGGCTGCTACGCGATCTTCGGCGGCTTGAAGGCGGTGGCGGTATCCGATACGATCAACGGCGTCGGCCTGATCATTGGCGGCCTGATGATCCCGTTCCTCGGCTTCGCGGCGCTCGCTGCGGCGACCGGCGGCCACGGCATCATGGACGGCATCCGCTACATTGTCGAAGCCGATCCGGCCAAGCTCAACGCCATCAACGCATGGAACGCGCCCGAACCCGAGGTTCCTTGGCCGCTGCTGATCACCGGTATGTTTTTCAACAACCTTTACTGGTGGTGCACCAACCAGTCCTTTGTACAGCGTTCGCTCGCCGCGAAAAGCCTGAAGGAAGGCCAAAAGGGCGCGATCTTCTGCGGCTTCCTCAAGTGCCTCGGCCCGCTTTATCTGGTCATCCCCGGCATTATCGCTTTCTATCTGCCCACCATTCAGGACAAACTGGCCGCCGCCGGTTCGCAGGCGATCGACTTCGCCTACCCGGCGCTGATTTCCGCGATCGTCCCCAAGCCGGTCATGGGCTTTTTCGCCGCCGTTATGTTTGGCGCGATCCTGTCCTCCTTTAACTCGGTGCTTAACTCAGCTTCGACCATGTTCACGCTCGATCTGTACCGTTCCTCGATCAATCCGGCGGCTTCGGATATCAAGTGCGTCAAGGTCGGCAAGATTTACGGCACCATCGCGGGCTGCATTTCGATCATCATCGCACCGTTCGTTATGTACGCAGGCGGCATCACCACCTTCCTGAACTCCATGAGCCAATTTGTTTCGCTGCCGGTGCTCTGCACCATTCTCGGCGTATTCCTGTTCAAGCGGCTGCCCAAGTACACGCCCAAGGTCATCACCGTGTTCCACGTGGTTCTTTACGGCCTGTTCCTGCTGGTGAAGCCCTGCTACCCCGGTTCCGAGAACCCCATCCACTACCTATACGCCATGGCGGTGCTGTTCCCGGTCGAGCTGATCATCATGTGGGCGCTGAACAAGTTCCGCCCGGGTGAAGCCTACGAGATACACGACGTGGGCGCGGTAGACCTGACGCCGTGGAAATACCGCCACGTGGTCTCCATTGTCGGCGTTATCATCGCGATCGGCATTTACATCCTGTTCTCTCCGCTCGGTATTGCGGCCTGA
- a CDS encoding LacI family DNA-binding transcriptional regulator, with translation MAVTQAQIAQMAGVSRGTVDRTLNNRGRVDPEVAERIRRIANELGYRPNRAGSLLQRANRPVRLGVVIQSVETPFMALMLEEINKALPHMRELGAEVIVRANEFVDIDRQLISLDELEKEGVDGIALTPVEDMRICDRIDELAKKMPVVTFNTDLPDSRRLCYVGQENYLSGRACAGLMNMLLGGKGKVLMIAGHPASQSHRRRIDGFRSEAISTYPGLSLLPLERSNDSRQKAYEIVKEVWARHPDLRGIFIAANGQVGVCDAMRELGLKGKVHMICYDLLPDTAEGLREGLIDLLIDQDAHAQGVRPLEILLENILTGARPPEEYMLTRIDIRNQYNI, from the coding sequence ATGGCGGTAACACAGGCGCAGATCGCCCAAATGGCCGGCGTATCTCGCGGCACGGTCGATCGCACGCTCAATAACCGCGGCAGAGTCGATCCGGAGGTAGCGGAGCGCATCCGCAGGATCGCGAATGAACTGGGCTACCGCCCGAACCGGGCGGGCAGCCTGTTGCAGCGGGCCAACCGGCCGGTTCGCCTCGGCGTAGTGATACAATCGGTCGAAACGCCGTTTATGGCGCTTATGCTGGAGGAAATAAACAAGGCGCTGCCGCACATGCGGGAGCTGGGAGCCGAGGTGATCGTCCGCGCAAATGAATTCGTGGATATCGACCGGCAGCTGATATCGCTCGACGAGTTGGAAAAGGAAGGCGTGGACGGCATCGCGCTGACCCCGGTGGAGGATATGCGCATTTGCGACCGGATCGACGAGCTGGCAAAAAAAATGCCCGTCGTGACGTTCAATACCGATTTGCCCGATTCCCGCCGCCTATGCTATGTCGGACAAGAGAACTATTTAAGTGGGCGCGCGTGCGCGGGACTGATGAATATGTTGCTGGGCGGCAAGGGAAAAGTGCTCATGATCGCCGGACATCCCGCCAGCCAATCGCACCGCCGCCGTATCGACGGCTTTCGGTCCGAAGCGATATCGACGTACCCGGGGCTGTCGCTGCTTCCGCTGGAGCGCAGCAACGACAGCAGGCAAAAAGCTTATGAGATCGTCAAAGAAGTATGGGCGCGCCACCCCGATCTGCGCGGCATTTTCATCGCGGCGAACGGTCAGGTCGGCGTGTGCGACGCGATGCGCGAGCTGGGGCTAAAGGGAAAAGTCCATATGATCTGCTATGACCTGCTGCCGGATACGGCGGAAGGCTTGCGCGAGGGACTGATTGATTTGCTGATCGATCAGGACGCGCACGCGCAGGGCGTTCGCCCGTTGGAAATTCTGTTGGAGAACATTTTGACCGGCGCCCGTCCGCCGGAAGAGTATATGCTCACGCGGATCGATATCCGGAATCAATATAATATATAA
- a CDS encoding sugar ABC transporter substrate-binding protein: MKKLLASVLTGTMALSLLAGCGGGGGGSTEGGASTEGGSSDGSKNITMVLSQRDEWLSTLDTAAKDSASAAGYKMTSQDSLSDTNKQIQFVTSAAAAGEKAIIVNLVDPNIAGDIIEAAGDMKVVFVNRPPQDMSLLNENAVYVGSDELTSGKFQGEWLVEHFKAEGKTDIKYILLNGIMGQVSTTNRTASVLQALKDGGINATEASAPLACDFDRAEAMTQITPLLTGGKQFDCIISNNDAMALGAIEALENADIDPASIPIVGIDATADGRQAVKDGKMSMTVFQNAKGQGEGAMKAALNMLEGKPINDGTEYEVASDNPYVIWVPFEPVTSDNVAEYDNR; encoded by the coding sequence ATGAAGAAATTACTGGCATCTGTACTAACGGGAACCATGGCGCTCAGCCTGCTGGCGGGCTGCGGCGGCGGTGGCGGCGGCTCGACCGAGGGCGGCGCAAGCACCGAGGGCGGTTCGAGCGACGGCTCCAAGAACATCACCATGGTACTTTCCCAGCGCGACGAGTGGCTGTCCACGCTGGACACCGCCGCAAAGGATTCGGCTTCTGCGGCCGGTTACAAGATGACCTCGCAGGATTCCCTGAGCGATACCAACAAGCAGATTCAGTTTGTTACCTCGGCTGCAGCCGCTGGTGAAAAGGCGATCATCGTAAACCTTGTGGACCCCAACATCGCGGGCGACATCATTGAAGCCGCGGGCGATATGAAGGTTGTATTTGTGAACCGTCCGCCGCAGGATATGAGCCTGCTGAACGAAAACGCCGTTTACGTCGGTTCGGACGAGCTGACTTCCGGTAAATTCCAAGGCGAATGGCTGGTCGAGCACTTTAAGGCGGAAGGCAAGACCGATATCAAGTACATTCTGCTCAACGGTATCATGGGTCAGGTTTCGACCACCAACCGCACCGCTTCCGTGCTGCAGGCCCTGAAGGACGGCGGCATCAACGCCACCGAAGCTTCCGCGCCGCTTGCCTGCGACTTTGACCGCGCCGAGGCGATGACGCAGATCACCCCCCTGCTGACCGGCGGCAAGCAGTTCGACTGCATCATCTCCAACAACGACGCGATGGCGCTCGGCGCGATCGAGGCGCTGGAAAACGCTGATATCGACCCCGCTTCCATCCCGATCGTCGGCATCGACGCTACGGCTGACGGCCGTCAGGCAGTCAAGGACGGCAAAATGTCCATGACCGTGTTCCAGAACGCCAAGGGTCAGGGCGAAGGCGCGATGAAGGCCGCGCTGAACATGCTGGAAGGCAAGCCGATCAACGACGGCACCGAGTATGAAGTTGCTTCCGACAACCCGTACGTTATCTGGGTTCCGTTCGAGCCTGTTACCTCGGACAACGTTGCAGAATACGACAACCGCTGA
- a CDS encoding sugar ABC transporter ATP-binding protein gives MQDIVKDFPGVRALKGVQLKVRPGTVHTLMGENGAGKSTLMKCLIGIHKPTSGKIIYQGKEITFPNTLTAMNAGISMIHQELSPVPERTVCDNVWLGRYPRKGLIVDRRKMRKDCLALFAKLGLDLDPDEKMGNLTVAKMQMVEIAKAVSYDSKIVIMDEPTSALTETEVEHLFRIIDDLKSKNVAIIYISHKMDEIFRISDDITIYRDGEYIATDRAANLDIDKLITLMVGREMDSMFPKVDCPIGETILKVENLSSGRAVKNVSFELHRGEILGFAGLVGAGRTETVETIFGMRHKTGGKVYKDGQELHIKSPEQAIKSKIALLTEDRRGNGIVGLLSVRENTVLANLKHYGRPLNHKKISADAEEYAKKLNVKTPTLDTPIMNLSGGNQQKVLVGRWLLTDPDILIVDEPTRGIDVGAKAEIHSLITKLAGEGKAIIMISSELPEVLGMADRVLVMHEGEMTGILDRKDATQELIMKYATGDVNDFAASN, from the coding sequence ATGCAGGATATTGTTAAGGATTTTCCCGGTGTGCGCGCGCTGAAGGGCGTTCAGCTCAAGGTGCGGCCGGGCACCGTCCACACGTTGATGGGCGAGAACGGCGCGGGCAAAAGTACGCTGATGAAGTGTCTGATCGGTATCCATAAGCCCACCTCGGGCAAGATCATCTATCAGGGCAAGGAGATCACGTTCCCCAATACGCTGACCGCCATGAACGCCGGTATCTCGATGATCCACCAAGAGCTCTCGCCCGTGCCCGAGCGCACCGTGTGCGACAACGTGTGGCTGGGCCGCTACCCGCGCAAGGGCCTGATCGTCGACCGCCGCAAAATGCGCAAGGATTGTTTGGCGCTGTTCGCGAAGCTGGGGCTCGATCTGGACCCGGATGAAAAAATGGGCAACCTGACCGTCGCCAAGATGCAGATGGTTGAGATCGCCAAGGCGGTCTCCTATGATTCCAAGATCGTAATTATGGACGAACCGACCTCCGCGCTGACCGAGACCGAAGTGGAGCATCTGTTCCGCATCATCGACGATCTGAAGTCGAAAAACGTCGCGATCATTTATATCTCGCATAAGATGGACGAAATTTTCCGTATTTCGGACGATATTACCATTTATCGCGACGGCGAGTACATTGCGACCGACCGCGCCGCGAATCTGGATATCGACAAGCTGATCACGCTGATGGTGGGCCGCGAGATGGATTCGATGTTCCCGAAGGTCGATTGCCCGATCGGCGAGACCATCCTCAAGGTCGAAAACCTGTCCTCGGGTCGCGCGGTCAAGAACGTTTCGTTCGAGCTGCACCGGGGCGAGATTTTGGGCTTTGCCGGTCTGGTCGGCGCGGGCCGTACCGAAACGGTGGAAACCATTTTCGGCATGCGGCATAAAACCGGCGGCAAGGTGTATAAGGATGGACAGGAGCTGCACATCAAATCCCCGGAGCAGGCGATCAAAAGCAAGATCGCGCTTCTGACCGAGGACCGGCGCGGCAACGGCATCGTGGGCCTTTTGAGCGTCCGCGAGAACACCGTTCTGGCCAATTTGAAGCATTACGGCCGTCCGCTCAACCACAAGAAGATTTCGGCGGACGCGGAAGAGTACGCAAAGAAGCTGAACGTAAAGACGCCCACGCTGGACACGCCGATCATGAACCTTTCGGGCGGCAACCAGCAGAAGGTGCTTGTCGGCCGCTGGCTGCTGACCGATCCGGATATCCTGATCGTCGACGAGCCGACGCGCGGTATCGACGTTGGCGCGAAGGCTGAGATTCATTCGCTCATCACCAAGCTGGCGGGCGAGGGCAAGGCCATTATTATGATCTCGTCGGAGCTGCCCGAGGTGCTCGGCATGGCCGACCGCGTGCTTGTCATGCACGAGGGCGAGATGACCGGCATTCTCGATCGGAAGGACGCCACGCAGGAACTGATCATGAAATACGCCACCGGCGACGTCAACGACTTCGCCGCGTCCAATTAA